A region from the Vicia villosa cultivar HV-30 ecotype Madison, WI linkage group LG3, Vvil1.0, whole genome shotgun sequence genome encodes:
- the LOC131656273 gene encoding protein DOUBLE-STRAND BREAK FORMATION-like, protein MSHSVEEQLSLFRYLLQTRSFNESTLRFLDSLLVSKDVKSLIETRSSLKQLLKSESMSIIHSIAAESVHDKLVVLDFFVHALALVGDLESCLALRYEALVMRDLKSASFHLLQVSPVEWLNFVEDAVNNGFHSVAVKACENALRCIENNDVQKLGRDMLPENLKATTISEITRLRNFALTSVSSRSVQVQATEYLERKTREQQKLNLPFKEKRCLASTSFRNGIKRQNMRKLHERQGLLQVNGVLPERHPNLS, encoded by the exons ATGTCACACTCAGTAGAAGAGCAACTCTCCCTCTTTCGTTACCTCCTCCAAACCAGAAG TTTCAACGAATCCACGCTCCGATTTCTGGATTCGCTTTTGGTCTCCAAAGATGTGAAATCGTTGATCGAAACTCGATCCAGCTTGAAGCAGCTCCTCAAATCTGAATCAATGTCCATTATTCATTCAATCGCCGCAGAATCCGTCCACGATAAGCTCGTCGTTCTCGATTTCTTCGTCCACGCTTTAGCTCTTGTTGGAGATCTAGAG AGTTGTTTGGCTCTGAGATACGAGGCTTTGGTTATGCGAGATCTCAAATCTGCAAGTTTTCATTTGCTTCAAGTTTCGCCAGTAGAATGGTTGAATTTTGTGGAGGATGCTGTGAACAACGGTTTTCACTCCGTTGCAGTGAAG GCATGTGAAAATGCATTGCGGTGCATTGAAAATAACGATGTGCAAAAGCTTGGAAGAGACATGCTTCCTGAAAATTTGAAGGCTACTACTATCAGCGAGATTACTAGGCTCAGGAACTTTGCACTGACATCAGTTTCTTCACGTTCTG TTCAGGTGCAAGCAACAGAGTACCTAGAAAGGAAAACAAGAGAGCAGCAAAAGTTGAACTTACCATTCAAAGAAAAACGATGTCTAGCAAGCACTTCTTTCAGAAATGGAATTAAAAGACAAAATATGCGAAAGTTACATGAACGACAAGGCCTTTTGCAGGTGAATGGTGTACTACCTGAACGGCATCCCAATTTGAG TTAG
- the LOC131658472 gene encoding transcription factor ABA-INDUCIBLE bHLH-TYPE-like, whose translation MGLTNRMLSWNEQDKSMLQTVLGPPAFYFVITNCLSNENVLIAIGGSAATGADSLQNKLSDLVENSSTFNWNYAIFWQLSQSKSGDYILGWGDGCCRDPHEEEQPETFQRYEEKKVEQNMGNKVLQKPHKAFGGSDEDNYIIKTLTGSTIP comes from the coding sequence ATGGGTTTAACAAACCGCATGTTATCATGGAATGAACAAGACAAATCCATGCTTCAAACTGTTCTTGGTCCTCCAGCTTTTTATTTTGTCATAACTAATTGTTTATCCAATGAAAATGTCTTAATCGCTATTGGTGGTAGTGCTGCAACTGGTGCTGATTCTCTTCAAAACAAACTCTCTGATCTTGTTGAAAACTCATCAACTTTCAATTGGAACTACGCTATTTTCTGGCAACTTTCTCAATCAAAATCTGGTGATTACATTCTTGGTTGGGGCGATGGATGTTGCAGAGATCCACACGAAGAAGAACAACCAGAGACCTTTCAAAGATATGAAGAAAAAAAGGTTGAGCAGAATATGGGAAACAAGGTTTTACAGAAGCCACATAAAGCTTTTGGTGGTTCTGATGAAGACAATTACATAATCAAAACACTTACCGGGTCCACCATACCTTGA